A genomic stretch from Onychostoma macrolepis isolate SWU-2019 chromosome 02, ASM1243209v1, whole genome shotgun sequence includes:
- the espnlb gene encoding espin-like protein isoform X1, with protein MVLHRAIQAARDGDVEALRALHESGCLSPTITDAQGASPVHHAARCGRLDCLDFLVKERCFPCHTRTKNGATAVHDAAATGHVRELQWLLRQKKCGIEDRDGEGATALHLAARFGHAEAVQWLLFEGGNTEAETDCGARPVHYAAASGDLTSLKLLMSCSPRCVDYQTRTGATPLYLACQEGHLHLVEYLVKDCGANVHVQAKDGMSVLHAAAHMGHHALVVWLASFTDLDLSCQDKDGATALHFAASEGHHRIVERLLLMGAKVLKDLWGGTPLHDAAENGELECCRVLLNSHISPLERDSDGFTSVDLAEYNGYHDCANFLRDANAHQSADIVLIEEERTLFSTADPYQDIKDLSCELGHNGRMENSKQPVNEVPPQPRTSPAYPDNSSALLASSQDKRAGAGTIQHMQVASTVVTSFNMKKHLEEEEMVLSNKSMRSMRQAGITAVFTGQTINKGQNGIVPLEALEANLADIDSLIPTHDENGRPIAEWKRQVMVRKLQARMQDEDVHSRKDNSDQHIEMDGWRYSQVHNVILGPFGELLTEDDLVYLEGQIETISLQKRCQAYELELARLAEELRTILPAPIVNITVNTQCQQLPNMEESLPLPVWYNRISNIVKSMSLLLTNLSETNSEDGISKMPNTDLASVFTFQPERQSSIRGRRQKVEMEIQQSGVSVRNLRSNFEGQIGNIYPFSGLLNNTSDTRQQKLTTSTNHKEQPTQSTDINHINDSAIKCQQAPGKDANKVMETTCLRKERIVVLFLSHWKRSAYAISMRAKMKQELGTLTEEGITAPVSKPGTRSLYHLYRQRTAIEKMIGNWKRIASGVPSRQIRSLQRKHVTYSPEQFLPRVDGAPVAYDSLTLDLFMLGYFHILEQDLPAEERKMRHLLCFEVFDHVGNFPWEMVRDFHRAVLREIEAGRREWKDGFEDIKMQYFGKRENGISKESTKNSKVVPQVIIENTISNDGGHPSRDGSSDFSMFSNDEICKYIDRSFTFWKEKEAELFDF; from the exons ATGGTGCTCCACAGGGCCATTCAGGCCGCTCGTGACGGGGATGTGGAGGCTCTGAGAGCCCTGCATGAGTCCGGATGTCTCAGTCCAACCATCACAGATGCCCAGGGAGCTTCTCCTGTCCACCACGCCGCCCGCTGCGGGCGACTGGACTGCCTAGATTTTCTGGTGAAGGAAAGGTGTTTCCCCTGCCACACTCGAACGAAGAATGGCGCCACGGCCGTTCATGATGCTGCTGCCACTGGGCACGTGCGGGAGCTGCAGTGGCTGCTGAGACAGAAGAAGTGTGGGATTGAG GATCGTGACGGCGAGGGAGCGACGGCCCTGCACCTGGCTGCCAGGTTTGGCCATGCGGAGGCAGTACAGTGGCTGTTGTTTGAGGGAGGAAACACAGAGGCAGAGACGGATTGTGGAGCTCGACCTGTCCATTACGCTGCAGCCAGTGGAGATCTCACTTCCCTCAAACTGCTCATGTCCTGCTCCCCACg GTGTGTGGACTACCAGACAAGAACTGGGGCTACTCCACTGTATTTGGCCTGTCAGGAGGGACATCTACATTTGGTTGAATACCTGGTGAAGGACTGCGGTGCAAACGTCCATGTGCAGGCCAAAGATGGCATGAGTGTGTTACATGCAGCTGCCCACATGGGACACCATGCCCTGGTGGTCTGGCTG GCCTCCTTCACAGATCTGGATCTGTCCTGTCAGGATAAAGATGGAGCCACAGCACTGCACTTCGCCGCTAGCGAGGGCCACCATCGCATTGTAGAGCGTCTTTTACTCATGGGAGCAAAAGTCCTGAAAGACCTCTGGGGTGGGACCCCCCTGCATGATGCAGCGGAGAATGGAGAACTGGAG TGCTGCCGAGTGCTGCTGAATAGTCACATCAGTCCACTGGAGAGAGATTCAGATGGGTTTACTTCAGTGGATCTGGCAGAATACAATGGCTATCATGACTGTGCCAACTTCCTCCGTGATGCCAATGCTCAT CAGTCTGCAGATATTGTTCTCATAGAGGAGGAAAGGACGTTGTTTAGCACAGCTGACCCATACCAGGATATTAAGGACCTGTCCTGTGAACTTGGACATAACGGCAGGATGGAAAATAGCAAG CAGCCGGTGAACGAAGTCCCTCCCCAGCCTCGTACCTCTCCAGCATACCCGGATAACTCATCTGCATTACTGGCCTCCTCACAGGATAAGAGAGCTGGAGCTGGAACCATTCAGCACATGCAAGTGGCCTCTACAG TTGTAACTTCATTCAACATGAAGAAACACCTTGAGGAAGAGGAAATGGTTTTGTCCAATAAGTCCATGAGGTCGATGAGACAAGCAGGAATCACAGCGGTCTTCACTGGACAAACAATAAAT AAAGGACAGAATGGAATTGTTCCACTTGAGGCATTGGAGGCAAATCTTGCTGACATTGATTCTCTGATCCCAACTCATGACGAGAACGGGAGGCCCATTGCTGAATGGAAGAGGCAGGTTATGGTGCGCAAGCTTCAGGCTCGAATGCAGGATGAAGATGTCCACAGCAGAAAA GACAACAGTGACCAACACATCGAGATGGATGGTTGGAGGTATTCCCAAGTCCACAATGTCATTTTGGGCCCCTTTGGAGAACTGCTTACTGAAGATGACCTGGTCTACTTGGAGGGACAGATTGAAACTATCTCCCTTCAGAAACGATGCCAGGCCTATGAACTAGAGCTTGCTCGACTGGCGGAGGAACTCAGGACCATCCTTCCTGCTCCCATCGTTAATATCACCGTCAACACCCAGTGCCAGCAGCTCCCAAACATGGAGGAATCTCTGCCTCTTCCTGTGTGGTACAATCGTATCTCAAATATAGTAAAGAGCATGTCACTGCTCCTGACAAACCTCTCCGAAACAAACAGTGAGGATGGGATCAGTAAGATGCCAAACACAGATCTGGCATCAGTATTCACATTCCAGCCAGAGAGGCAAAGTTCAATCAGGGGACGAAGGCAAAAGGTGGAAATGGAGATCCAGCAATCAGGAGTTTCTGTGAGAAATCTGAGGTCCAACTTTGAGGGTCAGATAGGAAACATCTACCCATTTTCTGGGCTTTTAAACAACACATCAGACACAAGGCAGCAAAAACTGACTACATCAACAAATCATAAGGAGCAGCCAACTCAAAGCACTGATATAAATCACATTAATGACAGTGCCATAAAGTGCCAACAGGCACCAGGCAAAGATGCAAATAAAGTGATGGAGACCACTTGCTTGCGAAAGGAGCGTATCGTTGTGCTCTTTTTGAGCCACTGGAAAAGGTCTGCGTATGCAATATCAATGCGAGCCAAGATGAAACAAGAGCTTGGCACTCTTACAGAAGAAGGAATAACAGCTCCAGTCTCCAAGCCAGGAACCAGATCATTGTATCATCTTTACAGGCAAAGAACCGCAATAGAGAAGATGATTGGCAACTGGAAACGCATTGCCTCAGGGGTCCCATCACGACAGATCCGGAGCCTCCAAAGGAAGCATGTGACCTACTCGCCCGAGCAGTTCCTTCCTCGTGTGGACGGTGCTCCTGTTGCTTATGACAGCTTGACACTTGACTTGTTCATGCTTGGCTATTTTCACATTCTTGAGCAGGACCTCCCAGCTGAGGAGCGCAAGATGAGGCACCTGCTATGCTTTGAGGTGTTCGACCACGTGGGGAACTTTCCCTGGGAGATGGTCCGAGACTTCCACCGGGCTGTCCTCAGGGAGATTGAAGCTGGGAGACGTGAGTGGAAAGATGGTTTTGAGGACATCAAAATGCAATACTTTGGGAAAAGAGAAAATGGGATATCTAAGGAATCCACGAAGAATTCTAAAGTCGTGCCACAGGTTATCATCGAGAATACCATATCAAATGATGGAGGACATCCCAGCAGAGATGGAAGCAGTGATTTCTCAATGTTTAGTAATGATgaaatttgtaaatatattgatCGCAGTTTCACCTTCTGGAAAGAGAAAGAAGCAGAGTTGTTTGATTTTTGA
- the espnlb gene encoding espin-like protein isoform X3: MVLHRAIQAARDGDVEALRALHESGCLSPTITDAQGASPVHHAARCGRLDCLDFLVKERCFPCHTRTKNGATAVHDAAATGHVRELQWLLRQKKCGIEDRDGEGATALHLAARFGHAEAVQWLLFEGGNTEAETDCGARPVHYAAASGDLTSLKLLMSCSPRCVDYQTRTGATPLYLACQEGHLHLVEYLVKDCGANVHVQAKDGMSVLHAAAHMGHHALVVWLASFTDLDLSCQDKDGATALHFAASEGHHRIVERLLLMGAKVLKDLWGGTPLHDAAENGELECCRVLLNSHISPLERDSDGFTSVDLAEYNGYHDCANFLRDANAHSADIVLIEEERTLFSTADPYQDIKDLSCELGHNGRMENSKQPVNEVPPQPRTSPAYPDNSSALLASSQDKRAGAGTIQHMQVASTVVTSFNMKKHLEEEEMVLSNKSMRSMRQAGITAVFTGQTINKGQNGIVPLEALEANLADIDSLIPTHDENGRPIAEWKRQVMVRKLQARMQDEDVHSRKDNSDQHIEMDGWRYSQVHNVILGPFGELLTEDDLVYLEGQIETISLQKRCQAYELELARLAEELRTILPAPIVNITVNTQCQQLPNMEESLPLPVWYNRISNIVKSMSLLLTNLSETNSEDGISKMPNTDLASVFTFQPERQSSIRGRRQKVEMEIQQSGVSVRNLRSNFEGQIGNIYPFSGLLNNTSDTRQQKLTTSTNHKEQPTQSTDINHINDSAIKCQQAPGKDANKVMETTCLRKERIVVLFLSHWKRSAYAISMRAKMKQELGTLTEEGITAPVSKPGTRSLYHLYRQRTAIEKMIGNWKRIASGVPSRQIRSLQRKHVTYSPEQFLPRVDGAPVAYDSLTLDLFMLGYFHILEQDLPAEERKMRHLLCFEVFDHVGNFPWEMVRDFHRAVLREIEAGRREWKDGFEDIKMQYFGKRENGISKESTKNSKVVPQVIIENTISNDGGHPSRDGSSDFSMFSNDEICKYIDRSFTFWKEKEAELFDF; the protein is encoded by the exons ATGGTGCTCCACAGGGCCATTCAGGCCGCTCGTGACGGGGATGTGGAGGCTCTGAGAGCCCTGCATGAGTCCGGATGTCTCAGTCCAACCATCACAGATGCCCAGGGAGCTTCTCCTGTCCACCACGCCGCCCGCTGCGGGCGACTGGACTGCCTAGATTTTCTGGTGAAGGAAAGGTGTTTCCCCTGCCACACTCGAACGAAGAATGGCGCCACGGCCGTTCATGATGCTGCTGCCACTGGGCACGTGCGGGAGCTGCAGTGGCTGCTGAGACAGAAGAAGTGTGGGATTGAG GATCGTGACGGCGAGGGAGCGACGGCCCTGCACCTGGCTGCCAGGTTTGGCCATGCGGAGGCAGTACAGTGGCTGTTGTTTGAGGGAGGAAACACAGAGGCAGAGACGGATTGTGGAGCTCGACCTGTCCATTACGCTGCAGCCAGTGGAGATCTCACTTCCCTCAAACTGCTCATGTCCTGCTCCCCACg GTGTGTGGACTACCAGACAAGAACTGGGGCTACTCCACTGTATTTGGCCTGTCAGGAGGGACATCTACATTTGGTTGAATACCTGGTGAAGGACTGCGGTGCAAACGTCCATGTGCAGGCCAAAGATGGCATGAGTGTGTTACATGCAGCTGCCCACATGGGACACCATGCCCTGGTGGTCTGGCTG GCCTCCTTCACAGATCTGGATCTGTCCTGTCAGGATAAAGATGGAGCCACAGCACTGCACTTCGCCGCTAGCGAGGGCCACCATCGCATTGTAGAGCGTCTTTTACTCATGGGAGCAAAAGTCCTGAAAGACCTCTGGGGTGGGACCCCCCTGCATGATGCAGCGGAGAATGGAGAACTGGAG TGCTGCCGAGTGCTGCTGAATAGTCACATCAGTCCACTGGAGAGAGATTCAGATGGGTTTACTTCAGTGGATCTGGCAGAATACAATGGCTATCATGACTGTGCCAACTTCCTCCGTGATGCCAATGCTCAT TCTGCAGATATTGTTCTCATAGAGGAGGAAAGGACGTTGTTTAGCACAGCTGACCCATACCAGGATATTAAGGACCTGTCCTGTGAACTTGGACATAACGGCAGGATGGAAAATAGCAAG CAGCCGGTGAACGAAGTCCCTCCCCAGCCTCGTACCTCTCCAGCATACCCGGATAACTCATCTGCATTACTGGCCTCCTCACAGGATAAGAGAGCTGGAGCTGGAACCATTCAGCACATGCAAGTGGCCTCTACAG TTGTAACTTCATTCAACATGAAGAAACACCTTGAGGAAGAGGAAATGGTTTTGTCCAATAAGTCCATGAGGTCGATGAGACAAGCAGGAATCACAGCGGTCTTCACTGGACAAACAATAAAT AAAGGACAGAATGGAATTGTTCCACTTGAGGCATTGGAGGCAAATCTTGCTGACATTGATTCTCTGATCCCAACTCATGACGAGAACGGGAGGCCCATTGCTGAATGGAAGAGGCAGGTTATGGTGCGCAAGCTTCAGGCTCGAATGCAGGATGAAGATGTCCACAGCAGAAAA GACAACAGTGACCAACACATCGAGATGGATGGTTGGAGGTATTCCCAAGTCCACAATGTCATTTTGGGCCCCTTTGGAGAACTGCTTACTGAAGATGACCTGGTCTACTTGGAGGGACAGATTGAAACTATCTCCCTTCAGAAACGATGCCAGGCCTATGAACTAGAGCTTGCTCGACTGGCGGAGGAACTCAGGACCATCCTTCCTGCTCCCATCGTTAATATCACCGTCAACACCCAGTGCCAGCAGCTCCCAAACATGGAGGAATCTCTGCCTCTTCCTGTGTGGTACAATCGTATCTCAAATATAGTAAAGAGCATGTCACTGCTCCTGACAAACCTCTCCGAAACAAACAGTGAGGATGGGATCAGTAAGATGCCAAACACAGATCTGGCATCAGTATTCACATTCCAGCCAGAGAGGCAAAGTTCAATCAGGGGACGAAGGCAAAAGGTGGAAATGGAGATCCAGCAATCAGGAGTTTCTGTGAGAAATCTGAGGTCCAACTTTGAGGGTCAGATAGGAAACATCTACCCATTTTCTGGGCTTTTAAACAACACATCAGACACAAGGCAGCAAAAACTGACTACATCAACAAATCATAAGGAGCAGCCAACTCAAAGCACTGATATAAATCACATTAATGACAGTGCCATAAAGTGCCAACAGGCACCAGGCAAAGATGCAAATAAAGTGATGGAGACCACTTGCTTGCGAAAGGAGCGTATCGTTGTGCTCTTTTTGAGCCACTGGAAAAGGTCTGCGTATGCAATATCAATGCGAGCCAAGATGAAACAAGAGCTTGGCACTCTTACAGAAGAAGGAATAACAGCTCCAGTCTCCAAGCCAGGAACCAGATCATTGTATCATCTTTACAGGCAAAGAACCGCAATAGAGAAGATGATTGGCAACTGGAAACGCATTGCCTCAGGGGTCCCATCACGACAGATCCGGAGCCTCCAAAGGAAGCATGTGACCTACTCGCCCGAGCAGTTCCTTCCTCGTGTGGACGGTGCTCCTGTTGCTTATGACAGCTTGACACTTGACTTGTTCATGCTTGGCTATTTTCACATTCTTGAGCAGGACCTCCCAGCTGAGGAGCGCAAGATGAGGCACCTGCTATGCTTTGAGGTGTTCGACCACGTGGGGAACTTTCCCTGGGAGATGGTCCGAGACTTCCACCGGGCTGTCCTCAGGGAGATTGAAGCTGGGAGACGTGAGTGGAAAGATGGTTTTGAGGACATCAAAATGCAATACTTTGGGAAAAGAGAAAATGGGATATCTAAGGAATCCACGAAGAATTCTAAAGTCGTGCCACAGGTTATCATCGAGAATACCATATCAAATGATGGAGGACATCCCAGCAGAGATGGAAGCAGTGATTTCTCAATGTTTAGTAATGATgaaatttgtaaatatattgatCGCAGTTTCACCTTCTGGAAAGAGAAAGAAGCAGAGTTGTTTGATTTTTGA
- the espnlb gene encoding espin-like protein isoform X2 — protein sequence MVLHRAIQAARDGDVEALRALHESGCLSPTITDAQGASPVHHAARCGRLDCLDFLVKERCFPCHTRTKNGATAVHDAAATGHVRELQWLLRQKKCGIEDRDGEGATALHLAARFGHAEAVQWLLFEGGNTEAETDCGARPVHYAAASGDLTSLKLLMSCSPRCVDYQTRTGATPLYLACQEGHLHLVEYLVKDCGANVHVQAKDGMSVLHAAAHMGHHALVVWLASFTDLDLSCQDKDGATALHFAASEGHHRIVERLLLMGAKVLKDLWGGTPLHDAAENGELECCRVLLNSHISPLERDSDGFTSVDLAEYNGYHDCANFLRDANAHQSADIVLIEEERTLFSTADPYQDIKDLSCELGHNGRMENSKPVNEVPPQPRTSPAYPDNSSALLASSQDKRAGAGTIQHMQVASTVVTSFNMKKHLEEEEMVLSNKSMRSMRQAGITAVFTGQTINKGQNGIVPLEALEANLADIDSLIPTHDENGRPIAEWKRQVMVRKLQARMQDEDVHSRKDNSDQHIEMDGWRYSQVHNVILGPFGELLTEDDLVYLEGQIETISLQKRCQAYELELARLAEELRTILPAPIVNITVNTQCQQLPNMEESLPLPVWYNRISNIVKSMSLLLTNLSETNSEDGISKMPNTDLASVFTFQPERQSSIRGRRQKVEMEIQQSGVSVRNLRSNFEGQIGNIYPFSGLLNNTSDTRQQKLTTSTNHKEQPTQSTDINHINDSAIKCQQAPGKDANKVMETTCLRKERIVVLFLSHWKRSAYAISMRAKMKQELGTLTEEGITAPVSKPGTRSLYHLYRQRTAIEKMIGNWKRIASGVPSRQIRSLQRKHVTYSPEQFLPRVDGAPVAYDSLTLDLFMLGYFHILEQDLPAEERKMRHLLCFEVFDHVGNFPWEMVRDFHRAVLREIEAGRREWKDGFEDIKMQYFGKRENGISKESTKNSKVVPQVIIENTISNDGGHPSRDGSSDFSMFSNDEICKYIDRSFTFWKEKEAELFDF from the exons ATGGTGCTCCACAGGGCCATTCAGGCCGCTCGTGACGGGGATGTGGAGGCTCTGAGAGCCCTGCATGAGTCCGGATGTCTCAGTCCAACCATCACAGATGCCCAGGGAGCTTCTCCTGTCCACCACGCCGCCCGCTGCGGGCGACTGGACTGCCTAGATTTTCTGGTGAAGGAAAGGTGTTTCCCCTGCCACACTCGAACGAAGAATGGCGCCACGGCCGTTCATGATGCTGCTGCCACTGGGCACGTGCGGGAGCTGCAGTGGCTGCTGAGACAGAAGAAGTGTGGGATTGAG GATCGTGACGGCGAGGGAGCGACGGCCCTGCACCTGGCTGCCAGGTTTGGCCATGCGGAGGCAGTACAGTGGCTGTTGTTTGAGGGAGGAAACACAGAGGCAGAGACGGATTGTGGAGCTCGACCTGTCCATTACGCTGCAGCCAGTGGAGATCTCACTTCCCTCAAACTGCTCATGTCCTGCTCCCCACg GTGTGTGGACTACCAGACAAGAACTGGGGCTACTCCACTGTATTTGGCCTGTCAGGAGGGACATCTACATTTGGTTGAATACCTGGTGAAGGACTGCGGTGCAAACGTCCATGTGCAGGCCAAAGATGGCATGAGTGTGTTACATGCAGCTGCCCACATGGGACACCATGCCCTGGTGGTCTGGCTG GCCTCCTTCACAGATCTGGATCTGTCCTGTCAGGATAAAGATGGAGCCACAGCACTGCACTTCGCCGCTAGCGAGGGCCACCATCGCATTGTAGAGCGTCTTTTACTCATGGGAGCAAAAGTCCTGAAAGACCTCTGGGGTGGGACCCCCCTGCATGATGCAGCGGAGAATGGAGAACTGGAG TGCTGCCGAGTGCTGCTGAATAGTCACATCAGTCCACTGGAGAGAGATTCAGATGGGTTTACTTCAGTGGATCTGGCAGAATACAATGGCTATCATGACTGTGCCAACTTCCTCCGTGATGCCAATGCTCAT CAGTCTGCAGATATTGTTCTCATAGAGGAGGAAAGGACGTTGTTTAGCACAGCTGACCCATACCAGGATATTAAGGACCTGTCCTGTGAACTTGGACATAACGGCAGGATGGAAAATAGCAAG CCGGTGAACGAAGTCCCTCCCCAGCCTCGTACCTCTCCAGCATACCCGGATAACTCATCTGCATTACTGGCCTCCTCACAGGATAAGAGAGCTGGAGCTGGAACCATTCAGCACATGCAAGTGGCCTCTACAG TTGTAACTTCATTCAACATGAAGAAACACCTTGAGGAAGAGGAAATGGTTTTGTCCAATAAGTCCATGAGGTCGATGAGACAAGCAGGAATCACAGCGGTCTTCACTGGACAAACAATAAAT AAAGGACAGAATGGAATTGTTCCACTTGAGGCATTGGAGGCAAATCTTGCTGACATTGATTCTCTGATCCCAACTCATGACGAGAACGGGAGGCCCATTGCTGAATGGAAGAGGCAGGTTATGGTGCGCAAGCTTCAGGCTCGAATGCAGGATGAAGATGTCCACAGCAGAAAA GACAACAGTGACCAACACATCGAGATGGATGGTTGGAGGTATTCCCAAGTCCACAATGTCATTTTGGGCCCCTTTGGAGAACTGCTTACTGAAGATGACCTGGTCTACTTGGAGGGACAGATTGAAACTATCTCCCTTCAGAAACGATGCCAGGCCTATGAACTAGAGCTTGCTCGACTGGCGGAGGAACTCAGGACCATCCTTCCTGCTCCCATCGTTAATATCACCGTCAACACCCAGTGCCAGCAGCTCCCAAACATGGAGGAATCTCTGCCTCTTCCTGTGTGGTACAATCGTATCTCAAATATAGTAAAGAGCATGTCACTGCTCCTGACAAACCTCTCCGAAACAAACAGTGAGGATGGGATCAGTAAGATGCCAAACACAGATCTGGCATCAGTATTCACATTCCAGCCAGAGAGGCAAAGTTCAATCAGGGGACGAAGGCAAAAGGTGGAAATGGAGATCCAGCAATCAGGAGTTTCTGTGAGAAATCTGAGGTCCAACTTTGAGGGTCAGATAGGAAACATCTACCCATTTTCTGGGCTTTTAAACAACACATCAGACACAAGGCAGCAAAAACTGACTACATCAACAAATCATAAGGAGCAGCCAACTCAAAGCACTGATATAAATCACATTAATGACAGTGCCATAAAGTGCCAACAGGCACCAGGCAAAGATGCAAATAAAGTGATGGAGACCACTTGCTTGCGAAAGGAGCGTATCGTTGTGCTCTTTTTGAGCCACTGGAAAAGGTCTGCGTATGCAATATCAATGCGAGCCAAGATGAAACAAGAGCTTGGCACTCTTACAGAAGAAGGAATAACAGCTCCAGTCTCCAAGCCAGGAACCAGATCATTGTATCATCTTTACAGGCAAAGAACCGCAATAGAGAAGATGATTGGCAACTGGAAACGCATTGCCTCAGGGGTCCCATCACGACAGATCCGGAGCCTCCAAAGGAAGCATGTGACCTACTCGCCCGAGCAGTTCCTTCCTCGTGTGGACGGTGCTCCTGTTGCTTATGACAGCTTGACACTTGACTTGTTCATGCTTGGCTATTTTCACATTCTTGAGCAGGACCTCCCAGCTGAGGAGCGCAAGATGAGGCACCTGCTATGCTTTGAGGTGTTCGACCACGTGGGGAACTTTCCCTGGGAGATGGTCCGAGACTTCCACCGGGCTGTCCTCAGGGAGATTGAAGCTGGGAGACGTGAGTGGAAAGATGGTTTTGAGGACATCAAAATGCAATACTTTGGGAAAAGAGAAAATGGGATATCTAAGGAATCCACGAAGAATTCTAAAGTCGTGCCACAGGTTATCATCGAGAATACCATATCAAATGATGGAGGACATCCCAGCAGAGATGGAAGCAGTGATTTCTCAATGTTTAGTAATGATgaaatttgtaaatatattgatCGCAGTTTCACCTTCTGGAAAGAGAAAGAAGCAGAGTTGTTTGATTTTTGA